One stretch of Nicotiana tabacum cultivar K326 chromosome 18, ASM71507v2, whole genome shotgun sequence DNA includes these proteins:
- the LOC107775949 gene encoding ER membrane protein complex subunit 8/9 homolog, protein MGGGESNYEIHQNAYIKLILHALKHKTSSVNGVLLGRISGNDTAVEIVESVPLFHSQIGLLPPLEISLIMIEEYYADKGLSIVGYFHANERFDDFEVGNVAKNIADHIFKYFPQAALLLLDNKKLEALLKKGKDRSPVMQLYTKEVSRSWKLVGTDASGPLKIKEPSANIILLDYISSGKWKDIVDFDDHLDDISKDWLNPELFK, encoded by the exons ATGGGTGGCGGCGAATCAAATTACGAGATTCATCAAAACGCGTACATCAAGTTAATCCTACATGCCCTTAAGCACAAGACTTCCTCCGTCAACGGTGTTCTTCTCGGCCGGATCTCCGGCAACGACACCGCCGTCGAAATCGTCGAATCCGTTCCGTTATTCCACTCTCAGATTGGCCTCCTTCCTCCGCTCGAAATTTCCCTTATCATG ATCGAGGAGTACTATGCTGATAAAGGTTTGAGTATTGTGGGTTACTTTCATGCAAATGAAAGATTTGATGATTTCGAGGTTGGGAATGTGGCCAAGAATATTGCAGATCATATCTTCAAATATTTCCCTCAAGCTGCTTTGCTTCTG TTGGATAACAAGAAGCTTGAAGCTTTACTAAAGAAGGGGAAAGACAGAAGTCCTGTAATGCAG CTTTACACTAAGGAAGTATCTAGGAGCTGGAAACTAGTGGGAACGGATGCAAGCGGCCCTCTGAAAATCAAGGAGCCATCTGCAAATATTATCCTTTTAGATTATATCTCGTCAGGAAAATGGAAGGATATCGTAGATTTCGATGACCACCTGGATGACATTAGCAA GGACTGGCTGAATCCAGAGCTCTTCAAGTGA